From Hylaeus volcanicus isolate JK05 unplaced genomic scaffold, UHH_iyHylVolc1.0_haploid 12196, whole genome shotgun sequence, one genomic window encodes:
- the LOC128882836 gene encoding uncharacterized protein LOC128882836, giving the protein MGKKPEEKIEGATCDTGLASTNRKTEDTESTNPITPPCKTGNKNTSKDPQTCPPEVSEPIKREINIEALTNKNTRNKEEISHFRNKDNSNIQGKRLTQLYDKDLVSKEYTVTVGLGKKHVSKNKKNNLIKIYRWIRQFKPTPISIKMVGFNQTDIIYRNKEEANYIIMEGNKENSKCYANIPFRKMIRKGVIHEWEDSVEELEAELMPVQGKFKLERLKRRIYKDGEVQWTEGRAILITFEGDSLPTRVLIGYGHVWLRVEPFMESVKQCFKCYRYEHSQQICRSSVSNCRRCGEERHGECQKQPHCTNCAGPRPSMARECPIYQKEVNIKKVMAYRN; this is encoded by the exons ATGGGAAAAAAACCGGAAGAGAAAATTGAGGGAGCCACTTGTGACACAGGCCTGGCTTCCACCAATCGGAAGACGGAGGATACGGAATCCACCAATCCTATAACGCCACCGTGCAAGACAGGAAACAAGAATACCAGCAAAGATCCACAAACCTGCCCCCCG GAAGTAAGTGAGCccataaaaagagaaataaatatagaagcattaacaaataaaaatactaggAATAAGGAGGAAATTAGTCATTTTCGAAACAAGGATAATTCGAACATACAAGGTAAGAGATTAACTCAGCTATATGATAAGGATCTGGTGAGCAAGGAGTACACGGTGACTGTAGGCCTTGGAAAAAAGCACGtgtctaaaaacaaaaaaaataatttgattaaaatatatcgatgGATCAGGCAGTTCAAACCAACAccaatatcaataaaaatggTTGGTTTTAATCAGACTGATATAATTTACAGGAACAAGGAAGAAGCAAACTATATAATTATGGAAGGTAACAAGGAAAACAGTAAATGCTATGCGAATATTCCATTCAggaaaatgataagaaaaggAGTGATCCATGAATGGGAAGATAGCGTAGAAGAACTAGAAGCCGAACTTATGCCAGTACAGGGGAAATTCAAGTTGGAAAGATTAAAGAGAAGGATATATAAAGACGGTGAAGTTCAATGGACAGAAGGAAGAGCTATTCTTATAACCTTCGAAGGAGATTCCCTTCCAACGAGGGTACTAATCGGATATGGTCATGTGTGGTTACGAGTTGAACCTTTTATGGAGTCAGTTAAACAGTGTTTTAAGTGCTACAGATACGAGCATTCACAACAAATTTGCAGAAGCAGTGTGAGTAATTGTAGAAGGTGCGGGGAAGAGAGACATGGAGAATGTCAAAAACAGCCTCACTGCACAAACTGTGCTGGCCCTCGCCCCAGTATGGCAAGAGAGTGTCCCATCTATCAGAAGGAAGTCAATATAAAAAAGGTGATGGCGTACCGAAACTGA